A single genomic interval of Pontibacter deserti harbors:
- a CDS encoding BlaI/MecI/CopY family transcriptional regulator, whose amino-acid sequence MSKNQSYKPTEAELEILQVLWQHGPSTVRFVHDVLSETKDAGYTTTLKLMQIMAEKGILEADKTSKSHVFKPLLSEETTQRRLLDRFLDTTFRGSASKLVLQALGSQRTSKEEIDEIRNLLDKLEGGNS is encoded by the coding sequence ATGAGCAAGAACCAATCTTATAAACCCACCGAAGCAGAGCTTGAAATACTGCAGGTACTGTGGCAGCATGGGCCGTCTACGGTTCGCTTTGTGCACGATGTACTCAGCGAAACCAAAGATGCCGGTTATACTACTACCCTTAAGCTGATGCAGATCATGGCTGAAAAAGGCATACTGGAAGCAGATAAAACCAGTAAGTCGCATGTGTTTAAGCCACTTCTGTCTGAAGAAACCACGCAGCGCCGCCTGCTGGACCGTTTCCTTGATACAACTTTCCGAGGTTCGGCATCTAAACTGGTACTGCAGGCACTCGGCAGCCAGCGCACATCAAAAGAAGAAATTGATGAAATAAGAAATCT